One genomic segment of Homalodisca vitripennis isolate AUS2020 unplaced genomic scaffold, UT_GWSS_2.1 ScUCBcl_3261;HRSCAF=8686, whole genome shotgun sequence includes these proteins:
- the LOC124372447 gene encoding uncharacterized protein LOC124372447: MSTFEDLAAYAVIAVAIKKRKKRRHQMWKKEWLQRKRFNHVHLLRELEAYPRDWKNYLRMDEKTYFDLLRIVTPLITKQDTKMREAITPHEKLTATLRYLSTGRTMEDLKFSTRISPQTLGRIIPETCSAIVKALNDYCKVPNTAEEWKQIAQEYGEKWNFPNCLGSMDGKHIAITPPPGSGSYFYNYKGFHSQVLFLHC, from the exons ATGTCTACGTTTGAAGATTTGGCAGCATACGCTGTAATAGCGGTAGCTATTAAAAAACGCAAGAAACGAAGGCATCAAATGTGGAAAAAAGAATGGCTTCAGAGGAAGAGATTTAACCACGTTCACCTTCTTAGGGAGCTTGAAGCATATCCTAGAGACTGGAAAAACTACTTAAGAATGGACGAGAAAACGTACTTTGATTTATTACGTATAGTAACACCATTGATTaccaaacaagatacaaaaatgaGGGAAGCCATCACACCACATGAAAAACTGACTGCGACATTGCGGTATCTAAGCACTGGCAGAACAATggaagatttaaagttttcaacgAGAATTTCCCCCCAAACATTAGGAAGAATAATTCCAGAGACCTGCTCAGCTATTGTCAAGGCCTTGAATGACTATTGCAAG GTACCGAATACAGCCGAGGAGTGGAAACAAATTGCACAGGAGTACGGGGAAAAATGGAATTTCCCCAACTGCCTAGGCAGCATGGATGGAAAGCATATAGCCATAACACCACCACCTGGAAGTGGTTCTTACTTCTATAACTATAAGGGTTTCCATAGTCAGGTACTTTTTCTGCATTGCTAg